From a region of the Phycisphaerales bacterium genome:
- a CDS encoding NAD-dependent epimerase/dehydratase family protein, protein MRVLVTGGAGFIGSAFVHNLLRSDPRAEITVLDKLTYAGNLDNLLP, encoded by the coding sequence GTGCGCGTCCTGGTCACCGGCGGCGCCGGCTTCATTGGCTCGGCCTTCGTCCACAACCTCCTGAGGTCAGACCCGCGGGCCGAGATCACCGTCCTCGACAAGCTCACCTACGCGGGCAACCTGGACAATCTGCTCCC